A genomic region of Rhodospirillales bacterium contains the following coding sequences:
- a CDS encoding ankyrin repeat domain-containing protein has product MSKDNEIKWRSHSGEGPELRDIFGRFHRTTTGSKQSGCSDDNSIRIRITPDREGRGRTLYRLGLGAADGMRRAECKEVGINERLPGSGGTILHLAAALDARDMLRELIQEKDCDFLARDNQGRLASELAFIEGNDPAVARLLRIKERKQAESLGIRVTRRPQ; this is encoded by the coding sequence ATGTCCAAAGACAACGAAATAAAATGGCGTTCGCACAGCGGTGAAGGGCCGGAGCTGCGCGATATCTTCGGACGATTTCATCGGACGACAACTGGGTCGAAACAGTCAGGTTGCTCCGATGACAATTCAATTCGCATACGAATAACTCCGGACCGCGAAGGTCGGGGCCGCACGCTTTACCGATTGGGGCTCGGGGCTGCCGACGGCATGAGGAGAGCCGAGTGCAAAGAAGTCGGTATAAACGAGCGGCTCCCCGGATCAGGAGGGACAATTCTCCATTTGGCGGCGGCGCTTGATGCTCGTGACATGCTGCGTGAACTCATTCAGGAAAAGGACTGCGACTTTCTTGCCCGAGACAACCAGGGGCGTCTGGCGTCGGAGCTTGCTTTCATAGAAGGCAACGACCCCGCCGTTGCGCGTCTTCTTAGGATCAAAGAGCGCAAGCAGGCGGAATCCCTCGGCATAAGGGTGACGCGAAGGCCACAGTAA
- a CDS encoding ankyrin repeat domain-containing protein, whose translation MTKCLIKGGNVNERLPGTGETVLHVAAATGARDALRLLIQIEGCDFLIRDNCGRLASEVAFVVGNDPAVARLLRIKERKQAKKQGVDLLRRT comes from the coding sequence ATGACAAAGTGCCTGATCAAGGGTGGCAACGTAAACGAACGGCTCCCCGGCACCGGGGAAACGGTTCTTCATGTGGCAGCGGCTACGGGTGCACGTGATGCGCTGCGTTTGCTCATTCAGATTGAAGGATGTGATTTTCTGATCAGGGACAATTGCGGTCGTTTGGCTTCTGAAGTCGCTTTTGTCGTCGGGAACGATCCCGCTGTCGCCCGGCTTCTCAGGATCAAAGAACGGAAACAGGCCAAGAAGCAGGGCGTTGATCTCTTGCGGCGCACGTAG